A window of the Vibrio ostreae genome harbors these coding sequences:
- a CDS encoding TIGR00645 family protein: MENIVEKLLYSSRWIMAPIYLGLSLVLAALGIKFFQEVFHLIPVIFTIKEVDLILISLSLIDISLVGGLIVMVMFSGYENFVSKIDLDENDDKLGWLGKLDTSSLKNKVSASIVAISSIHLLKVFMNTEQIDGEKIKWYLLLHVTFVVSAFAMGYLDKITKK, encoded by the coding sequence ATGGAAAATATTGTCGAAAAACTTCTTTATTCGTCGCGCTGGATTATGGCGCCAATTTATCTCGGCCTGAGTTTGGTCCTGGCTGCTCTGGGTATCAAATTTTTTCAGGAGGTGTTTCATCTCATTCCGGTGATTTTCACCATTAAGGAAGTCGATCTGATTTTGATTTCCTTATCGCTGATTGATATCTCTCTAGTCGGCGGCCTGATTGTGATGGTGATGTTTTCCGGTTACGAAAACTTCGTCTCTAAAATCGATCTGGATGAGAACGATGACAAACTCGGATGGCTGGGAAAACTTGACACAAGTTCGCTGAAAAACAAGGTATCTGCGTCTATTGTTGCGATTTCATCGATCCATCTACTGAAAGTGTTTATGAATACCGAACAGATCGACGGTGAAAAAATCAAATGGTACCTGCTGCTGCATGTCACCTTTGTTGTCTCAGCGTTTGCGATGGGCTATCTAGATAAAATCACCAAAAAGTAA
- a CDS encoding transposase, protein MTTARSKLICPDVTPYYHCVSRCVRRSYLCGQDKLTGKSFEHRRDWVEQKILSLATIFCIRICAYAVMSNHYHLVAFIDKEAAQALSREEIIERWAAEHTIPSIIQRYLDGQLTGQAEWECCLSLIETWRDRLCSLSWFMKELNYNIALQANKEDNCTGRFWEGRFKSQALLDEKALLAAMAYVDLNPVRAKLAETPEQSEHTSIKRRISKLEQEKSTASPLADFVGYQSQGDTYGIPFRLIDYIELVDWIGRQFRTDKAGRIQPTQPAILKRLSLPQQECVQLCRNLEQHARVWIGSSTHLIHAKSKLKRKRLLAIHIS, encoded by the coding sequence ATGACCACAGCCAGAAGCAAACTGATTTGCCCTGATGTCACACCGTATTATCACTGCGTATCACGCTGTGTCAGGCGCTCTTATCTGTGCGGGCAAGATAAACTGACCGGCAAGTCATTCGAGCACCGTCGTGATTGGGTGGAACAAAAAATTCTCTCTCTTGCCACCATATTCTGTATTCGAATCTGTGCTTATGCCGTCATGAGTAACCACTATCACCTGGTCGCATTCATCGATAAAGAAGCCGCGCAAGCGCTTTCGCGGGAAGAGATCATCGAACGCTGGGCAGCCGAACATACGATTCCGAGCATCATACAACGTTATCTGGATGGCCAGCTGACTGGCCAGGCTGAATGGGAATGTTGTCTTAGCCTGATAGAAACTTGGCGAGATCGGCTTTGCTCACTGAGCTGGTTCATGAAAGAACTGAACTACAACATAGCGTTACAAGCCAATAAAGAAGATAACTGTACGGGTCGCTTTTGGGAAGGACGCTTTAAGTCCCAGGCTCTTCTGGATGAGAAAGCTTTGTTGGCGGCGATGGCGTATGTAGACCTCAATCCCGTGCGAGCCAAGCTTGCAGAAACTCCGGAGCAATCAGAGCACACCTCAATAAAAAGGCGGATCTCCAAACTAGAGCAAGAAAAAAGCACCGCAAGCCCGCTCGCCGATTTTGTCGGTTACCAGTCTCAGGGAGACACCTATGGTATTCCATTTCGGCTCATTGATTATATTGAACTGGTAGACTGGATTGGCCGACAATTTCGGACGGACAAAGCAGGTCGCATTCAACCAACTCAACCTGCCATTCTTAAACGCTTATCACTGCCTCAACAAGAATGCGTACAACTTTGCCGCAATCTGGAGCAACATGCTCGAGTTTGGATAGGTTCCAGCACCCATTTAATACATGCCAAATCGAAACTAAAACGTAAACGCCTGCTCGCCATTCATATATCCTAG
- the fhuB gene encoding Fe(3+)-hydroxamate ABC transporter permease FhuB has protein sequence MSWRHLTPVTMLLVAAALASLQFNQTLGFTMQWRLIGDPQLAQSFDDFNFAYAQLPRLVITLLVGAVLGLVGSLMQQLTQNSLTSPLTMGTSSGAWLALIILNIWWPQAIADYSALAAMTGALLAFGLIVLIAGLDNMTGLPLVIAGMVINIMLGAIAGAIILLHQDYAQNVFMWGAGDLAQNGWEQIEWLLPRLTPLLILLLIAPRILTLLRLGHQGAQARGLPVIPAFFLLMALGIWLVSASITVVGLIGFIGLLTPNIVRALGARTPRIELVASLVCGALLLLATDVLAQWLSVWAGQVVPSGVTAAAIGAPALIWFSRRKLKAQDGIAVALPGSRPRISWPMPVSIALLMLLGAALYIGYQPQQSGLTLAWPNEFQWALRWPRMVTALFTGIGLALAGSILQRLIYNPLASPDILGVSAGATFALVFSSLFLGQSLQSTQWGTALVGSMAVLLVLIVLGRKHQFAPSSVILTGIAMTALLQALVQFCLAKGNQDSYKILQWLAGSTYRVTAEQALLLAALVAAMLILSLMSSRALTLISISRSFAQARGLSSSLTSLGLLVLVAMLCAVVTATMGPVSFVGLIAPHLARMLGAQQTKAQLLLASLIGGTTMLWSDWLGQVVLYPNQIAAGTLVAILGALYFLALLVFNRLTRR, from the coding sequence ATGAGCTGGCGACACCTCACTCCGGTAACCATGCTGCTGGTGGCCGCCGCACTGGCCAGCCTGCAGTTCAATCAAACGCTCGGCTTTACGATGCAGTGGCGTTTAATCGGCGACCCGCAGCTGGCGCAGTCATTTGATGATTTCAATTTTGCCTATGCCCAGTTGCCGCGTCTGGTGATTACCTTGCTGGTCGGAGCCGTGCTCGGCCTGGTCGGTAGCCTGATGCAGCAACTGACTCAGAACTCGCTGACCTCACCGCTGACCATGGGCACCTCATCCGGCGCCTGGCTGGCGCTGATCATCCTTAACATCTGGTGGCCGCAGGCGATTGCCGATTACAGCGCGTTGGCGGCCATGACCGGTGCTTTGCTGGCATTTGGTCTGATTGTGCTGATTGCCGGACTGGATAATATGACCGGCCTGCCGCTGGTGATTGCCGGTATGGTGATCAATATCATGCTGGGGGCGATAGCCGGTGCCATTATTCTGCTCCATCAGGACTACGCCCAGAATGTGTTTATGTGGGGCGCCGGCGACCTGGCGCAAAATGGCTGGGAGCAGATTGAATGGCTGCTGCCGCGCCTGACTCCATTGCTGATACTGTTGCTGATTGCGCCACGGATTCTGACTCTATTGCGTCTTGGCCATCAGGGCGCTCAGGCGCGCGGGTTGCCGGTGATTCCGGCCTTCTTCCTGTTGATGGCTCTCGGGATCTGGCTGGTGTCGGCCTCGATTACCGTGGTCGGCTTGATTGGCTTTATCGGCCTGCTGACCCCCAACATTGTCCGTGCACTGGGCGCACGCACGCCGCGCATCGAGCTGGTGGCCAGCCTGGTGTGCGGCGCATTATTGCTGCTGGCGACCGATGTGCTGGCACAATGGCTCAGTGTCTGGGCCGGTCAGGTGGTGCCAAGCGGGGTGACCGCTGCAGCGATTGGCGCGCCGGCGCTGATCTGGTTCAGCCGTCGTAAGCTCAAAGCGCAGGACGGAATAGCGGTGGCATTGCCTGGCTCACGGCCGCGTATTTCATGGCCTATGCCGGTCTCGATTGCCCTGCTGATGCTGCTTGGCGCTGCCTTATATATCGGTTATCAGCCACAGCAGAGTGGGCTGACACTGGCCTGGCCAAACGAGTTCCAGTGGGCTCTGCGCTGGCCGCGCATGGTGACCGCGCTGTTTACCGGTATTGGTCTGGCGCTGGCCGGTAGCATACTGCAGCGCCTGATTTACAACCCGCTCGCCAGCCCGGATATTCTCGGCGTGTCGGCCGGTGCCACGTTTGCACTGGTTTTCTCCAGCTTGTTTCTCGGACAGTCGCTGCAATCTACTCAATGGGGCACGGCTCTGGTCGGCAGTATGGCGGTATTGCTGGTGCTGATTGTGCTGGGGCGTAAACACCAGTTTGCGCCATCGAGCGTGATTCTGACCGGGATTGCCATGACCGCACTGCTGCAGGCATTGGTGCAGTTCTGTCTCGCCAAAGGCAATCAGGACAGCTACAAAATTCTGCAGTGGCTGGCCGGGTCAACCTACCGGGTGACCGCAGAGCAGGCGTTGTTGCTGGCTGCGCTGGTGGCAGCCATGCTGATACTGAGCCTGATGAGCAGCCGCGCGCTGACGCTGATCTCGATCAGCCGCTCTTTTGCCCAGGCACGTGGGCTGAGCAGTTCGCTGACTTCGCTCGGTTTACTGGTGCTGGTGGCCATGTTGTGCGCGGTAGTCACGGCGACCATGGGGCCGGTGTCATTTGTTGGTCTGATTGCGCCACATCTGGCGCGCATGCTCGGTGCCCAGCAGACCAAAGCACAGCTGCTGCTCGCCAGCCTGATTGGCGGTACCACCATGTTATGGTCCGACTGGCTGGGGCAGGTGGTGCTGTATCCGAACCAAATAGCGGCGGGTACGCTGGTCGCCATTCTCGGCGCGCTCTATTTTCTTGCTCTGCTGGTGTTCAACCGTCTGACGCGCCGTTAA
- a CDS encoding iron-siderophore ABC transporter substrate-binding protein yields the protein MCLMSKCKKMLGVLGLLVSASSSAWAEIQVSDSLGEHTLPAVPQRAAVLNWDVLEQVIELGITPIAVTDADAYRDWVVKPAIPDSAQNVGTRGEPNLEKIAALKPDIILISDAQRDLKPRLEQIAPVLLYTNFSKDDKQAEVAIKQFRQLAQLFAKQELAEHKLAQMQQRFQQLSDQLKAHFGGSLPQALVMRFADTKSTFIYTEDSMIDYVLHQLGMKQALVEPPAQWGIVQKPISDLRVIQQGYVLYIKPFNEEQKLKKSVLWKALPFVRSHRVNSVESVWSYGGAMSLQYAAEAIAASLLAMEPES from the coding sequence ATGTGCCTGATGTCGAAATGTAAGAAAATGCTTGGGGTGCTGGGCCTGCTGGTCAGTGCGTCGTCCTCTGCCTGGGCTGAGATTCAGGTCAGCGATTCTCTCGGTGAACATACTTTGCCCGCCGTGCCGCAGCGCGCGGCGGTGCTGAACTGGGATGTGCTGGAGCAGGTGATTGAACTCGGTATCACTCCGATTGCGGTCACCGATGCTGACGCTTATCGCGACTGGGTGGTCAAGCCGGCGATTCCGGACTCGGCGCAGAATGTTGGTACGCGCGGCGAGCCGAACCTGGAAAAAATTGCCGCGCTCAAGCCGGATATTATTCTGATCAGCGACGCGCAGCGTGATCTCAAACCACGTCTGGAGCAGATAGCCCCGGTGCTGCTGTACACCAACTTCAGTAAAGATGACAAGCAGGCGGAAGTGGCGATCAAACAGTTTCGCCAACTGGCGCAGCTGTTTGCTAAGCAAGAGCTGGCGGAACACAAGCTGGCCCAGATGCAGCAACGCTTTCAGCAGTTGAGTGATCAGCTCAAAGCGCACTTTGGCGGCTCGTTGCCGCAGGCGCTGGTGATGCGCTTTGCGGATACCAAATCGACCTTTATCTATACCGAAGATTCGATGATTGACTATGTGCTGCATCAGCTCGGTATGAAGCAGGCGCTGGTCGAACCGCCAGCACAATGGGGCATAGTGCAAAAGCCGATCAGCGATCTGCGGGTAATTCAGCAAGGTTATGTGTTGTATATCAAGCCGTTTAATGAAGAGCAAAAACTGAAAAAATCGGTGTTGTGGAAGGCGCTGCCGTTTGTGCGTTCCCACCGGGTCAATTCGGTTGAATCGGTATGGAGTTATGGCGGTGCGATGTCACTGCAGTATGCCGCTGAGGCGATTGCGGCCAGCCTGCTGGCAATGGAACCGGAGTCATGA
- a CDS encoding glycosyltransferase family 9 protein, whose amino-acid sequence MLFKLLFKWCIRLTGKSKPGLEVTAEKPRVLIIPYNAIGDMVMTAPLFTALKKAHPDWQLEVLCSSRNQDIIRYHPAIQRCWQVDLSLKPHRAWSQRAARNELYSQQFDKIVYLEERIHWVALWRIHRLHAAEKLSLPFAQRLIEKKQIDPVALGIFDRTIGADYEHTPHFTRRMMSIVPALGGEIPHKMEYDLNLPHQKSGWGKVLPAGERLLFNPCGTQSGNTLSSEQACSILTQLESLDIKVCVFDLPDVRQKLADYPHQDRISYLASGSISQAGDLIREMSLVLTTDTSIGHISSALGITTFIMRSDEAWRANCDPLADNTCLLIGKNTLASLAPELVLEQLQNFLSEHKPAACA is encoded by the coding sequence ATGTTGTTTAAACTCTTGTTTAAATGGTGTATCCGTTTAACTGGCAAATCGAAACCTGGTTTAGAAGTCACCGCCGAAAAACCTCGCGTTCTGATCATTCCTTATAATGCCATCGGTGATATGGTGATGACCGCGCCACTGTTCACAGCCCTTAAGAAAGCACATCCTGACTGGCAGCTTGAAGTCTTGTGCAGTTCGCGCAATCAGGACATTATCCGCTACCATCCGGCAATCCAGCGTTGCTGGCAAGTAGACCTCAGCCTTAAGCCACACCGGGCATGGTCACAACGCGCGGCCCGCAACGAATTGTATTCACAGCAATTTGATAAAATCGTCTATCTGGAAGAGCGGATTCACTGGGTCGCTTTGTGGCGGATTCATCGTTTGCACGCTGCCGAGAAACTCAGCCTGCCTTTTGCACAACGTCTGATTGAGAAAAAACAAATCGACCCGGTTGCGCTTGGAATTTTCGACCGGACTATCGGTGCTGACTATGAACACACTCCGCACTTCACCCGCCGCATGATGAGCATTGTCCCGGCATTGGGCGGTGAAATCCCGCACAAGATGGAGTATGACCTTAATCTGCCACACCAGAAAAGCGGCTGGGGCAAAGTGCTGCCGGCCGGCGAGCGTTTGCTGTTTAATCCTTGTGGCACACAAAGCGGCAACACTCTGAGCAGTGAACAGGCATGCTCGATTCTGACTCAGCTCGAAAGCCTGGATATCAAGGTGTGTGTGTTTGATTTGCCCGATGTGCGCCAGAAACTGGCCGATTATCCCCATCAGGATCGCATCTCTTATCTCGCCTCAGGCTCTATCAGCCAGGCCGGCGATTTGATTCGCGAGATGTCTTTGGTGCTGACCACAGATACGTCGATCGGTCATATTTCTTCAGCACTTGGCATTACGACTTTCATTATGCGTTCCGACGAAGCCTGGCGCGCTAACTGCGACCCGCTAGCCGATAACACATGCCTGCTGATTGGCAAAAACACCCTGGCCTCACTTGCACCAGAACTGGTTTTGGAACAGTTACAAAACTTCCTGAGTGAACACAAGCCCGCCGCATGTGCGTGA
- a CDS encoding TonB-dependent receptor produces MKSFRLTPVGLGVIAALTIGQASYALADTAVGDTHLNQTSTSNEDTHPDEVVTIVGSQVDLGGEYQGGQVARSGRAGILGNQDFMDMPFSSTHYTSQLMANQQAKSVGDALKNDPTVRQSVGFGNFQELYMIRGFPVYSDDMTLNGVYGILPRQYVAAEMLERVEVFRGANTFVNGAAPGGSAIGGSVNLVPKRAGSEPLTRVTVGTQSGGQGYGALDLGRRFGDNQENGLRVNLVARGGNDAVDDQDTQLGMLSLGFDHQGENFRMSADAGYQDHHIDSPRPSVTPGGAIPPLPSSDANYAQDWTYTDEKQLFGVVRAEYDFSSQTSGWLAAGMRRGKEHNLLANPTADGNGNLTAYLFENVREDTVMSADSGVRHEFTTGSIGHTVVLSGSLYQSRSKNAYVMSATTSVGSLDDYTQISQPAGAWLGGSLSDPIETERVTYSSAAAVDTLSLFDDQVKLMLGARLQRIETKSFDYGTGAENGAYSKTALTPSVGVVYQPTLDVSLYANYAEALLPGEIAPASNTSGAVANQGEVFKPNRSEQYEVGVKYDTGSYGAVVSLFEISKPTYMYDSNNSYTDNGEQRHRGIELSAFGEPIERVRVLGGVTLLDAEIVKSDSESQGKKAIGVPKVQANLNLEWATPFVEGLTLEGRTLYTGAQYMSSDNSLELPSWTRFDLGARYGMQVGDNVLTLRARVDNVTDKNYWASAGGYPGSNYLVQGSPRTVVLSASYDF; encoded by the coding sequence ATGAAATCGTTCCGTCTCACTCCGGTCGGACTTGGCGTGATTGCCGCGTTAACCATAGGGCAAGCCAGCTACGCTCTGGCAGACACAGCTGTCGGGGACACACACCTTAACCAAACCTCTACTTCTAACGAGGACACACACCCTGACGAAGTGGTCACCATTGTTGGTTCACAAGTTGATCTGGGTGGTGAGTACCAGGGTGGGCAAGTAGCGCGTTCCGGCCGGGCGGGTATTCTCGGCAATCAGGATTTCATGGATATGCCATTTTCATCAACGCATTACACCTCACAACTGATGGCTAACCAGCAGGCAAAAAGTGTCGGTGATGCGCTGAAAAATGACCCGACGGTACGTCAGTCGGTCGGCTTTGGTAACTTCCAGGAACTGTACATGATTCGTGGTTTCCCGGTTTATTCCGACGATATGACCCTGAACGGCGTGTACGGCATTCTACCGCGTCAGTATGTGGCAGCAGAAATGCTGGAACGGGTCGAAGTGTTCCGTGGTGCCAACACTTTTGTGAATGGTGCGGCGCCGGGCGGCAGTGCGATTGGCGGTTCGGTTAACCTGGTACCGAAGCGCGCCGGCAGCGAACCGCTGACCCGCGTCACGGTTGGTACTCAGTCCGGTGGTCAGGGTTATGGCGCGCTGGATCTGGGGCGTCGTTTTGGTGACAACCAGGAGAATGGCCTGCGTGTCAATCTGGTTGCCCGCGGCGGTAATGATGCCGTTGATGATCAGGATACCCAGCTTGGTATGCTGAGCCTGGGCTTTGATCATCAGGGCGAGAACTTCCGTATGTCGGCGGATGCCGGTTATCAGGATCATCATATTGATTCACCGCGCCCGAGTGTGACGCCGGGTGGTGCGATCCCGCCATTGCCAAGCAGCGATGCTAACTATGCTCAGGACTGGACATACACGGATGAGAAGCAGCTGTTTGGTGTGGTGCGGGCAGAATACGACTTCAGCAGCCAGACGAGCGGCTGGCTTGCAGCGGGCATGCGCCGCGGCAAAGAGCATAACCTGCTGGCTAACCCGACCGCTGACGGTAATGGTAATCTGACCGCGTATCTGTTTGAAAACGTGCGTGAAGATACCGTGATGTCAGCCGACAGCGGGGTAAGACACGAATTTACTACCGGCAGTATTGGTCATACTGTTGTGCTATCCGGCTCACTGTATCAGTCGCGTTCGAAAAACGCGTATGTGATGTCAGCGACGACCAGCGTCGGCTCTTTGGATGATTACACCCAGATCAGCCAGCCAGCCGGTGCATGGCTTGGTGGCAGCCTGAGTGATCCGATTGAAACGGAACGTGTAACTTACAGCAGTGCGGCGGCGGTGGATACGTTGTCGTTGTTTGATGACCAGGTCAAACTGATGCTGGGCGCGCGTCTGCAAAGGATAGAAACCAAGAGTTTTGATTACGGTACTGGTGCAGAAAATGGCGCTTACAGCAAAACGGCCCTGACTCCGTCAGTGGGGGTGGTGTATCAGCCAACCCTGGATGTCTCTCTGTATGCCAACTATGCTGAAGCACTGTTACCGGGCGAGATAGCACCAGCTTCAAATACCAGCGGCGCAGTGGCGAACCAAGGTGAAGTATTCAAACCTAACCGTTCAGAGCAGTATGAAGTCGGTGTTAAGTACGATACCGGCAGCTACGGCGCGGTGGTCAGCCTGTTTGAAATCAGCAAACCGACATACATGTACGACAGCAACAACAGCTATACCGATAACGGTGAGCAGCGTCACCGTGGGATTGAGCTGTCAGCGTTTGGTGAGCCAATCGAGCGCGTAAGAGTACTGGGTGGTGTGACTCTGCTTGATGCTGAAATTGTGAAAAGTGATTCAGAATCGCAAGGTAAGAAAGCGATCGGCGTACCGAAAGTGCAGGCTAACCTGAACCTGGAATGGGCGACTCCGTTTGTGGAAGGCCTGACTCTGGAAGGTCGTACCCTGTATACTGGTGCACAATACATGAGTTCTGACAATTCACTGGAACTGCCGTCCTGGACCCGCTTTGATCTCGGTGCCCGCTATGGTATGCAAGTCGGAGATAACGTACTGACACTGCGTGCCCGGGTCGATAACGTGACCGACAAAAACTACTGGGCATCTGCCGGTGGTTACCCGGGCAGCAACTACCTGGTGCAGGGATCACCGCGCACGGTCGTACTGTCAGCCAGCTACGATTTCTGA
- a CDS encoding ABC transporter ATP-binding protein codes for MFTLSGVEMVRGGRTILAIDQLCIPTNELTVVLGHNGSGKSTLVSLLSGQQAPDSGTVQLDAVSLASLGSKTLAKKVAFLPQKLPASAGLTVRELVRLGRFPWRGALGFWRQQDNDMIAAAMEKTGVAAFADSYVDELSGGERQRAWVAMLLAQESPVLILDEPTSALDVQHQYQLMALLAELNQQQGCGIIVILHDLNLALRYATHIVALKQGRIAFDGPAAGLADEQRLSELYQTPIRLIDHPGDTDQATTNKVAIVCA; via the coding sequence AGATGGTACGCGGCGGCCGCACGATTCTTGCGATTGATCAGTTATGCATCCCCACCAATGAGCTGACGGTGGTACTGGGCCACAACGGTTCCGGTAAATCTACCCTGGTCAGTTTGCTGTCCGGTCAGCAGGCTCCTGACAGCGGCACGGTGCAGCTTGACGCTGTGTCGCTGGCTTCGCTGGGCAGTAAAACGCTGGCTAAAAAAGTCGCCTTTCTGCCGCAGAAACTCCCGGCCAGTGCCGGGCTGACGGTGCGCGAGCTGGTGCGCCTGGGCCGTTTTCCTTGGCGTGGCGCGCTGGGATTCTGGCGTCAGCAGGATAATGACATGATAGCCGCGGCGATGGAAAAAACCGGCGTGGCTGCCTTTGCTGACAGCTATGTGGATGAACTGTCCGGTGGTGAACGCCAGCGTGCCTGGGTGGCGATGCTGCTGGCGCAGGAGTCGCCGGTGTTGATCCTCGATGAACCGACCTCGGCACTCGATGTGCAGCACCAGTACCAGCTCATGGCTCTACTGGCCGAGCTTAATCAGCAGCAGGGCTGCGGTATTATCGTGATTCTGCACGACCTCAATCTGGCGCTGCGCTATGCCACCCACATTGTGGCTCTCAAACAAGGGCGTATCGCTTTTGACGGCCCGGCTGCCGGTCTGGCTGATGAGCAGCGTCTGTCTGAACTGTACCAAACTCCGATTCGTCTGATTGATCACCCGGGTGATACTGATCAGGCTACTACTAATAAGGTCGCTATCGTATGTGCCTGA